AATTTTCCTGCCTCGGTCGCAGCACGTTCGACAGCCACGCGCTGTTCATCGGTCAGGTTGCTCATGAAGCGGTCCGAGGCAAACATTGGTGCAAAGCCTGCAAAGTGATCGAGAACAGTCAGATACGGTGCAAATTCATAGAACTTCATTTCCTGAATAACGTTTGTTCCATTGTCGCCGCCGTCGATGGTTCCGGTTTGCAATGCAGTCGGTGTTTCCGACCAGGCCAGCGGCACAGGTTCTGCGCCGAATGCTTCGAATGTAGCCAGCATCACTTCGTTCTTCGGGACGCGAATTTTCAATCCGTCCATATCAGCCATTGTCTCGATCGGCCGCTCGGAGTTGAAAAAATCGCGGTAGCTCGGTCCCCCAAAGCTCAACAGGTGGACACCGGTATCGGCCTGAAGCTTTTGCTTGATAAAGTCGCCCACTGGGCCCTCAGCAACGGCGACCTGATGATCGGTGCTTTGGAATGTGTAAGGCAAAACAAAAACATCCATCAATGACCAGTGCGGCGAGACGTTGTTCTGGCTGACAAAGTAGCCGTCGACCGTGCCAAGCTGCATTGCTTTGAACGCATCGTCCTCTGAGGCGATTTGTCCGCAGCAACGCAGTTTCACTTCAACTGAACCATTGGTGTAGTCATCGACCAACTCTGCGAACTTCGTCGCGAAGACACCGTAGTCGCTTTCCAAGGGTGTTGACCAACCCAAATTCATGGTCGCGTCTTGCGCCCAGGCGTGTCCGCTGATCGCGGTCGCCAGGAAGGCGGCAAGTATTGCGCTATTGGATTTTTTCATCTGTTGTCTCCCTGTAATTTTTCTTGCTCAAGTTTAAAGCTTCCCCATTGATCTGCATAATGTAAACTTTGGTGTAGTTTGATGCTTTTTAGGCATCACTGGGGGAGTGCGCTCAATGCAGATGAAGACCGGCCTTCGCCGCTTGCGGTACTTTCACAAAGTTGCCGAAACGCTGAACTTTCGGCGCGCTGCCGCTGAACTCAATATTACCCAACCCGCCCTCAGCCGCGCAATTACAATTTTAGAACAAGACCTTGGCGTCAGTCTTCTCAATCGTTCCAACACAAAAGTGTCTCTCAGCCGCGCCGGACGGACTTTCGTTGTAGAATGCGACAGAGTTCTCAACACGCTTAATCATGCGGTCGAGGAAACCCGACGGGTTGCACGGGGTGAAATCGGATCTTTGGCAATCGGCTATACCGACACGGCCATTGTCGGCGTGATCCCCGATATTATCGAAACCTTTTGCCAGGCCGTGCCGGGTGTTACCATTTCATTGCGCCAGATGCCGACCTGCGCTCAGATTCAGATGTTGCGCGGTGGCCAGCTGGATGTCGGCCTTATGACAGGCCCCACTGACAAGGATATGTTCTCAACTGTGCCGGTGCAGCGTGACCGATTGGTTGCGCTGGTTCCCAAAGTCCACAAATTTGCCGGGCTGGGCAGTCTGCGATTGGTTGAACTCGCGCCGGAACCATTTGTTTTGGGGGATCCGAGTGACTGGGTCGTTTACAATCAAGCGCTGCTGCAAATCTGCGAGGACGCCGGGTTTGCGCCGCGTATTGTTCAGACGGCACCGGAGGTTCAGGCAATCATCGGGCTCGTCAGTTGCGGGCTTGGCGTGACTATCATGCCCGAGAGTCATGCGCTGTTCTTGAACACCCGAACCGTGGCCCTGGAAATCGAAGATACGATCCCGCCGATGCTGACCGAAGCTGTCTGGATTGAAGGTCGTGATCACCCTGCACTTGCGCGCTTTGCTGCACATTTGCGCGGTTATGACTTAGATGCCGCGCCGGTTTAAGAGGGTCGCTACGCAAAGTTCGTCCTTCTGTAACCGTCGCTGGATGTGTTCAGGGTGGATGACAGCCAATTTTGCGATCCTGTATGATCGCTTCCAGAAAACCAGGTCACGGTGATGCGACACCTTTATCGAATGGTGTAAGACGCAAGGGCCAATTTGTTGCGCCTGCATCTGGCCAGCCTTGTCTCGTGTGGTTGGGGTCTGTTTTGCATGTAGGTAACGTGTTGGAGTGCGCAGTTGGCTAATGCATTCCTGTGAGAGTTCATCGCCGCGAAGATGTCCGGAGGGCCTAAACCGTCACATGCCGCTTTTCGCATTGAATGTTGCAAAGCGCCGCAGACTGTCATTGGGCTGCCAAAAGGCAGCAGTTACCGCACGTTTTTTGGCATTGACGAATGCCGCAGCACAGCTTTGGCAAAGGCCGCCTTGCAAGACGGCGTCAAATCCGAAACTGGCGAATGATTGCTGCGCTGGCGTAAAGAGCGACTGCCACTCGGATCGTCACCAAGGCATCTTTGTGCGCGCGCTGCGCGGCGTCATAAAACGCCAGCTTGGTCCAACTCCTTCAGCCCTGGGGTAACGCTTCTCCTGTTACTTGTGTCACGATCCATCTAGTTTTCCAACGCAGCACCTTGTGACACTTGAACCGAATGAATTGTGCCGTCAAACGCGAAGGGGCGGGTTTCCTCATAAAACAAGGACACGGGCGAGCCCAAGTCGCGGCCAACGTCAAAGCTCTCTGTTGCGGTGAAGGCAGCCGGAACAGTTTCTGGCACCTGTCCCGTCGCTGCGACCTCGCCATCAACTGAAATAACGACATCCGCTGGAGCGCCGGGGCGCGCAATGGTCGTGTCAACAACGATTTCACGTCGTCCGGCGGCAATAGGCGCTGACTGAAGCTGTGTGTTCTGAATAATCAGCATATTGTATTCATAGGTCAAAACACCATCGTCGAGATAGACCGACAGTCCCCCACCAGAGCCGCCAACGGCATAGAGCACCCCATTCGCGGCATCGCCAAACTCCGCATCGATGGTTACGCGCGTTGACTGACGGCCAATACCCGGCGCTGCGAATTCTGGCATACGCTTGGTCTCGGGGCCGAAGGTCCAGTTGTCATAGGCGGTCGCGATGCGATCTTCGGGGTGGATACGCAGCCAGTTGCCTGCACCAATGGGAAAATCATTGTTGTCTTTCGCCAACTCCAGAAACCGCGCTTTCATCTCTTCCAGTTTGTCTGGCATAGTGGAGGCAAGGTCGTTTGCCTGACTGAAATCTTCTGCGATGTTGTAAAGTTCCCAAACATCCGCATCAGAATCCCAATCCTTGATTGTTGTTGCTGATGTGGCGGAGTCCCACGGGGTAAATGGGCCAAATGTGCCTGCGAACCATCCATCCAGATAAATCCCGCGACTGCCGTTGTTGTCAAAGAACTGTTCAACCTTTTGGGGTGTCGCATTTGCATCGTCAAAAGTGTAGGCAAAGCTCACGCCATCCATCTTCATCTGTGGATATCCGTTCACGGCTTCGGGCAATGGAATGTCCAAAATGTCGTAAATTGTAGGTGCGATATCGACCACGTGGTGAAATTGGTTGCGTTTTTCGGTGTCGTGGTCAATCCGCCCGGGCCAACTGATCACCATGGGGTTGCGCGTTCCTCCGAAATACGCGCCCATCAGTTTGGTGCCTTTGAAGGGAGTGCCCCCGGCCCACGCCCACCCCGCATGATACATATTGTCTGTGCGAGGACCACCTAGCACTTCGATGCCACCGATACGGTCAAGTGCATCCAATTGTTGTTCGATTGTGTTTGGAATGTTGTTTTGGGCCAAGAGTTCGCTTATCGACCCATGCTGCCCTTCTGCAGAAGAGCCATTGTCGCCAAAAATATAGAAAATCAACGTGTTGTCGCGCAAACCGCGTGTATCCAGCCCATCGATCAACCGTCCCACCTCGGTGTCCGTATGTTCGACGAACCCCGCAAAGATTTCCATCAACCGGGTTTGGAAGTCATGCTGGTCTTCGGGAATCTCATCCCACCCCTGCAAGGTTGCGTCGCGTTGGGTCAACTGCGTGCCTTCCGGGATTACGCCCATCTCCAACTGACGCTCAAAAGTGGCTTGCCTGTAAGCGTCCCATCCTTCATCAAACCGGCCGTCGTATTTATCGGCCCACTCTGGAAAAATGTGATGCGGCCCGTGTACGCCACCCGGCGCCCAATACATGAAGAAAGGCTGATCCGGATCAAAAGCCTGTTTGTCGTCCAGCCAGCCAAGCGCGTCGTCCACCAGATCGGTGGTCAGATGATAGGTGTCATCCCCAACAGGGGGTTCCACGGCATCTAGGTTGCGCGTCAATCTGGGCTCCCATTGCGATGTCTCACCGCCAAGAAAGCCGTAGAAGTATTCAAATCCGTAGCCAGTAGGCCAGCGATCTTTTGGGCCGATTGAAGTTGTCTCGATCGCAGGTGTGTTGTGCCATTTGCCGAAGGCAGCGGTGTGATACCCGTACTCTTTCAAAACCTCTGCGACAGTGGCCGCTTCTTTTGGGATGACGCCTGTATAGCCGTCAAAAGCCACGGCGCGTTCAGCGATGGTGCCGGAACCCACTCTCGTGTGGTTTCTACCGGTGAGAAGGGACGCCCGTGTGGGTGAGCAGATCGATGTGGTATGGAATTGCGTGAACGCGATCCCTTCTGCAGCAAGCGCGTCAAGCGTGGGTGTGCTGACGCCGCCTCCGAAGGTTGACGAAATCCCGAACCCGACATCATCCAGCAGAACGATCAGAATGTTCGGGGCGTCTTCGGGCAACCGTTGCATGGGATCGGGCCAGATCATTGTGCTGTCCTGCAAACGCCGTTCGGCCACACCGGCCATGGGTTCGGACGGGAAAGGCAAGATGGTGCCGTCTTCGGGTCGCTCGGAGGATTGCGCCAAGGCTGGACAAGCCAATTGGGTGCCGAAAAGCATAAGGGCTGAAACAAGGGTCAGGTTGCGTTTTGCTGAGGTCACGAAGACGTCTCCCATTCGTCAAAAAGCATACGTTAGAGATAGCATATAAAGGTCGCCGGACAAACGATTTGAGGCATCAATATCAAACAGAGCTTTGGCTATGATACCGATGGATTTATCGCCGACCGGTACATTCCATTGGACAACTGGCCCAAGCCCATAGCTCCAGGCTTTGATATCTGAAGCGCTGATTGGGCCGAAAACCGTGCCATTGTCCGCTTCGACTTGGCTGTAGAAGTATCCGCTTAGACCTGCCGTAAAAGACTTGGAAAAGTGCTGTGCGACGGTCCAGTCCAGATGCACCTCATCTCCGCTGCGATAGCCGGTGTCCGAATTTCTCTGATTGCTCAGATACCCGGCATTGGCAGACACTTCAAAGCCTGTCTGGGGGTCGAAATAGGTGTAACTTCCGCCGATTTCACCGGTCCAGTAATTGCGACTGGTGTTCAGCGCATTGTTAGCATCGAACGTGCCCGTTGGAGCATAAGCAGCCAGCTTGAATGTAAAGTGCTGTTTCTCACCTGCCCAATTCAACAAGAGCGGAGCAACAAACGCGTCTGAGAAACCGGAGATTGACGTGCCCCGCGTAAATCCGTTCGGACCCGTCACGACGGTGCCTGAAATGTCTGCGTCCAGCGCATAGGTCAAAGCGAGGGATGCGCCGTATCTCCCTCCCAAAATCTCATAGTCGGTTAGCCACGACAGTTTTGTTGTATTCAACGTCACCTTTTGCGAGGCCTCGCCGACCGCAACACCATTTCGGACGTGTGCGCCAACGTTGTAGTCATACGACCAAACATCGTTGCGAAGGTAAAACCCAGCAGGCCCAAAGACACCCAGCAAGAATTCGTTCTGCGTCCCGGGGACATAGTGGCTGCCGCCACCTTCGCCAGCCAGGGCAATCCCGGGCCAGAGAAGAAGTGCCAACGTCGCGTTACGGATCCGACGCTTAGATATGCATTCGAGTTCAGCCATTACTTAATACTCAGTCCAAGATCCTTGGGCGGAAACCGCGCAAAAGCCGCGGCATGTGCGTCAAGCTCTGCGCCGAGAAACGCTGTCCAGGCTTTCATACGATGACCAACCAGATATTCCTTTTTCGGATCAGCATACAAATTAAAGAGCGACGGAGCCAGCCCGCTCGGCACAACTGTTGCCATTTCGATCTACAAGAATTTTTCCTGCACGAAAGTCGCGCGCAAATGCGCTTCTTACGCTCACATCCGCACGGCTGCGAGCGTTGAGCCCAGCGAGAAATGCACCTGTTCGCGTTTGCTTTCGCCTTGATCTGTCAGCAGGTAGGGCATTTGATCAATGTCGTCCCAATAGCGGTCATCAGGCAGGGTCGTGGCGTGAAGGGCCACCAAGCGCGAGGGACGTGTCAAACGGAGCCAGCAGATCAAACAGTCCGTCAGAGATCTGCACCGGTTTGATCATGCCCCGCCAGTACGCGATGCCCGGAACGCGCCACCACCTTCCCAAGTGGTGCCCGTGGCCGCGTGAAACAGAGTTTGGCCACTGTCGGGCCAGCTGTCCATTTGTGGGCCATTATCAGACGTTATAGCGATAAAGGTGTTATCAAGTTCGCCCCCTGTGTCGAGCGCATCAACAATCTCGCCGATGTGGATGTCGATTTCGATGACATTGTCCTTTTAGGGGAATTTCGATCCACTGGTCCTAGGAAATGCTTCAGCCGTACAGTTATCCGCATGGACCTTAATGAAAGCGTGGCTGCTGCAAAACGGCTTGTCGCCCTCGGCCAATTCGCGGATCCGCTGGATGGTATAGCCTTTCAACTTCGCATCTCCCTGGTCCATCTGTTCTGGGGACGTAATGGTGTCGACCTTTTGCCTCGTGCCATCAGCCAAGCCATAGATCAGGTCCCGATCAGCATGGAGTAATATCCTGGATCGGACAACAGTCCAGCGACGGCCAGCTCTCCCTCCCACGGGGTCACCTTGATCTCGTTGCCAGCCAGAATGGACCGCGTCAGGTCCGTGCAAAATGGAAGCCGCCCCGTTTAGACCGCCGCCTTTGTAGATGTGCAAGTGTATTGCGGACAGGTTGATGTGAGCTTGACGCCCTCAGCTGCCAGCGCATCTATTTCAGGCGTTGCGGCCCCAATCGCGAGGCCCCCACCAACAGCACCGGGATCGTCATAGCCCAAATCATCAATGATCAAGATCAGGCTGTTGGGCCGTTGCCCTGTGCGCGCTGTGAAATCAACAAGTTTTGCATCGCCGTTGTTTCTTGATCCGGGCGCGCAATGCAAGGTTGGCGACTATTCGTGCTCGTTTCCGCCCGGCTCAGCTAAGAAACTGCAGCAAGTTCCTGCTGAGACACAACTTGGAGCGGACATAGCACTAGAGTAGTAGCCAGAATTACCGGGCGCATTTTTGTCTTCAAAAGAGTTTCGCTTGATGAACGCGGTTGACGCACACCATCTGGACGTCTGCCGCTGCATTTAGAAGCATAGTTTAGAAGTATAGTGTTGCTTTGTCAGGCCATTTCACTCTTTGCGATTATCACCCTAAGAACACATCGCGATAACCTCGCAATCATTCAAGAACACCGCCTTTCGCAACGGCGTTTGATCGCGTTGTTTACCGTATCAAGCGTCGGACGAGATGAAGAACGCGACCCGATTTCAGTCGCTTCAACGGGCAAATGGTCAAGCGAAATTGGTGACAAATTAGCTCACTGGACTTGAATTTGATTTTATTGCGATCCACGCAGTCGACGACCCTCAACCACACATAGTCTGTCACCAACTTTGGACGGGATGAATGGTTCGGTGCCGCCGTAAAACCGGGGAAAACACTGTTTTTGACCCGTTCGACCCTGATCTAAGCTAGCGCCCCGCCTGTATTGCGGTCCTGATGCGCGGCAACTGACGATCTTGTTGGCGAAAGTATCCCGCACAACCGCGACGCGGGCGCCCGCCTGCCAGGTCGGGACATAGGTGACGCACACCCGCTCTCCGAGGGGCGATTTGCATCGCCATAACCGCCCGGAATGGCCGGTTCACACGCGCCGCCGGGCGAACTTCGGTTATGTCCATTGCCCGGCAGACCCTACAGAGTTCCCGATGCTCCTTGATATAGTCGATCCTTTCCGAAACCGACGGTCGCGCTCTGCCGCGCGGCGCGGCAGTCCCCGCCTGCGGCGATGAGAGCGGGAGCAAAATATGCCTTTGCCACGGGCAACGCAGTGCTGCTTTTCTGAGCCTCTCGTGACGAGTCATGGCTGAATCATATGACCGAGTTCCAAGGCAAGCAGTTCAAATCTGTGACGCTGGGCAAGGACGTCCGTTTGTTGCAGACGTTGATCGGTCTCAATACGCCGGATTATTATAATGGGCCTGCCTATGTGTTCGGTCGCCGCCATCGCCCATGCGGTGCGCCATGTTGCAATTCCAGAGAAAGGCCGCCAGTGAAAGGTCACATGGGCAACGCAGACTGTTTCAGCAATTTGTGTGGTGACAAGGTGAAGCGAGTTTACTTTAAAGCCATGCTATTATTCGGGAAACAAGTTGCGCGTTGGCCCTTGGTTTCCTGCCAAAGCCCGATTGAACGTCTGGTTTTGTAACCGGGCAAGCCGTCCACGCCACCAACGTCGTGACCTTGTTGCACTAGTGTCTTTTGCATCGCCGCGATGTCGGAGCGGTACAATTTGCCAACAGCGCCCCATTTTGCTGAGAAATCCCCCACGCCATATTGGATGCGGTCCCCAACGTGCCCAACAAACAGAGCGTAGAGATCACTCATGTTATAATCCTTGAGCACGTAAAAATTTGGCGTGACAATGAAGGCAGGTCCATTGCGACCCGCGGGCATCAGTAGGTAACCCTCACCGCGCCTTTCATGTTCTGGGAATGGTTTCCCCGAAACACGGGTGATCCCCATGTCGACCCATGCAGAAATGCGCCGCCCTTGATCTGGTCCTTCGAGTGTACAGGAGACAGTTTCAGGAACGGTGACCTCGAAGCCCCAATCGCGTCCAGTAAACCAGCCATGTTGATCAAGATATGTCCCTATTGAAGCAATCGTATCAGCTTCCGATGTCCAGATGTCTGCGCGCCCGTCGCCGTCCCCATCGGAGGCATATTTCAAAAAGTTTGATGGCATGAACTGTGGCTGCCCCAGAGCACCGGCCCAACTGCTTTTCATTGCCCCCTTGGGGGCGTGCCCGGCTTGTGCGATTTCAAGAGCTGCGATCAATTCGCCTTCGAAGTAGTCTTTCCGCGTGCTCATGAAGGCCTTGGTACCAAGAACTTCAAAGACGTCATGCGGAATGGCTACTCTACCATAACCGCTCTCGCGCCCCCAGATTGCCAGGATGATGCGGCCGGGAACGCCTGTTCTGGTTTCAACGGATTTGAGGGTGCTGGCGTGTTTTCGTGCCATCTGTCGACCAACGGATGTCGCCCCATTCACAGAACTACGATTGAAGTACTTGCCGGGAGAGCCAAATTCAGCCTGTCGCTGTTTTTTTGGCACTTTGGCTTTTGACCCGGGTGGCACCAGATCTGGCAGCTTCCAGTTCAGGGTAACCGCTGAGAATGCCGCGTTGAACGTATCCGCCGAGACGCCGTTTGATCTGGCTTGGGGCCAGACCGTTTGCACAAGCCATGTCTGAAATTGTTTTTCTATGGCAGCTTTGCTCTGCGCGTGCGTTTGTGTCGCAGCCACGAGGGAGAGAACGATCAGAAACGTGGTAAAGGTTTTCATGCAAGATTTCTCATTTCGTGAGGGCAGGGCCCTTGCTGCAATTCGGGTCGGTTTTTGGCCGTCCGCATCTGAAAGAACCAACTGGCCGGATCATTAGATGAACTTTTCTGAGCATAAGCGTTTCGGAAAACATGCCAACACCGTAGAATTAAAACCAAAGCACCTTAAGCAATTTTTTTGCTGTTTGGCGACGCTGGGCAAGGGGAATTTACCTGAAGGACCGTACGTCCCGAAGATTGAAATTGCCGACTACAATCGATGTGAAGCCCGCGAGACAATTTTTTAAACGGTCCAGCGGCTTGTGGTGAATTCTTTTTTTGGATCGCTGTCTGCGTTGGTCGGGAGAGCAGCACTGTGTTGGCCAACGGGTGGCATTTCGGTTTTTTTGTAACTGGTTGGCCTGCGCCTGGTCCTCGACGGCGGACTGAAGTTGCTTGGGTATCGTCCAAAAGGTGCCACCGGTGGGGTTGGCCTTGTTACGATTCCAGTTGGATTGGTGTTGCTGATTTGGCCTGAAGGCATCGCATGCTTTGTTGTTACGCTTTTGGGCGGTTTGGACCTGTCAACTTGGAGGCAGTCTAGATGCTTAAATCCGAAACCTAACCGTCTTGGATTTTGGCTTAACACAGTTTTACTGCGGTGTCTTGAGTGCGACGACCGCGTCAACTCTATTGATCGCATCACTTCTTATCCTGTTTGCGGGAGCTTATGCACGAGAGGGGCGCTTGTCATTCACTTGCCAGCCTGCGTCCCTCAGCAAAGCAGTAACCCGGCGATAGCCATATCGACCATAGGGGCGCTTCGACTCAATCATATCCGCCATCGGGCGTTCTTCATCAGCACGACCTTTCGGCAAACGCCGCTGCGTGGATCGATGTTGCCCCAGAACGCGGCAAACCCGTCGCTCAGAAAACCTTGAACCGACCGCGTACATGATCAATGCAAGCCCGCCTACGCGAAGGGCTCAGATGTTTCCCCGGGCGGCTTCCGACAAAATCAGCTTGTCTAACGTCAAGTCTGATACGGCGCGCCGTACTCGCTTGTTTTCTTTCTGCAGACGCTTCAGTTCCTTGAGTTGTTCCATGCCCATTCCACCGTACTTCTTCTGCCAGCGGTAGGAGGTTTGTCCAGTCACACTGATCTGTCTGATCGCATCGATCCGGGGTATGCCTTGCCCCATCAGAACTTCAACCTGCCGTAACTTCACGACAATCTATTCGTGCTTGGGTCTCTTAATCACCATTATTGCTCCTCCGATTACCTAACTATAGGGGCGGACCAATCCAAAGGGGAGGCTCAAAAGCAATGTCGGATGGCAACACAATGATTCAATACGGACGGAATGAATGTGACCTGTCCGTCTCATTTCCAATTCGGTCCGCATTTCGCAAACAAAAAAGGAATGACGGACTAAACGACTCGCGCAGTTTACCGCTCAAAACGCGTCAAAACTGTTACGAAAACATGCTACGAACCCAGTATATTGAGTTCTGTAAGGCATTGTTTTTTATATAAAAATTCTATTTGGCTGGGATGGTAGGATTCGAACCTACGATCTACTGTACCAAAAACAGTTGCCCTACCGCTAGGCCACATCCCAACTACACGCTAACTAAGCCTGTCAGTGCAAACGTGCAATACCCGTTTTTGACAAAAACTGTGGATTTTCCGTTAATGAATATGGATTAGCTTTGTCCTGACACGCGACCGGCCCCCGATTTGGAGTGGGATCCGGGTCTTACTGGTTTTTTTGCACGATGACTGCTACCGCCGCACGCAATCCTGCTTTCCCAACAGCCAAAAAAACTCGCCGCGAGTACTACCGGGTCACCTCAATCAAAATCGCGCCATTGCGCCCGCCCGCTTCGACCAACCTATGTGCTTTGGCAGTTTGTGCCAGCGGGAAAATCGCCTCAATTGGGCAGTCCAATGCCTTGTCTTCAAGTGCGCTGTGCAAACGCTCTATTGCGGCCATGCGCTCAATCTTAGTGAGCAGGTATATAAGCACAATATCGATAGAAACTGCTTTGAAAAGAAGCGGATAGAAGGGCAACACAGGTGTCATGTTTTGGGCCGATCCGAAAGCTGAAATGATACCATTGGGTGCGATGACCGCCGTATCCGTTTCAATGTTCTTACCAAACTCTACTTCGATGATGCGTTCCAAGAATTCTCCGCCATTTGCCTCCAGGATTCGATCTGCCAGATCAGGGGCGGTATAATCCAAGACTGCATCGGCACCCGCTTTTTTGCATCGCTCGACACCGGCTCCCTGTGCAGTGGCAATAACGCGTGCGCCGCCCCACTTGGCCAATTGAACAGCGAGGTACCCCACAGTTCCCGCACCACCCTGCACTAGAACGGTTTTGCCCGAAATGTCGCCGCTGCCGAAAACGGTATGGGCTGCGGTCAAACCGGGGATGCCCAAAACAGCGCCGGTCTCAAGATCAGTGTTATCCGGCAGTTGCACGGCCTGCTCGGATGGCAGCACAATGTGAGTCGCAGCCGTTCCCGACGCGCGGTGCCACTGGCCATTCCAGATCCAAACCCTTTGGCCGATGCGTGCAGGATCGACATCATTCCCCACCGAGGTAATCAAACCTGAGCCATCGCTGTGCGGTATGATCTGTGGGTATGCTGGTTTGGTTACACCCGGGCGAGACCCTGCGCGGGCTTTGACATCAGATGGGTTAACGCCTGAAAAAACAAGCTCGACACAGACCTCGCCAGCGCCCGGTTTCGCGGTATCATGTTCCGTGAGCGACAATACATCATTCGCCGCGCCAAATCGATCATAGCTTATTGCACGCATGGTTTGCCCTCTTGGTGTTGGAACTGTCGTGCTATCCTAGGGGCAAGAATTCGGAATGCCATGGCATATTCGGAAAACGAGGAGAGACCTATAAAAGTGTTGCGAACGCCGGACACATGTTTTCAAGGTCTGTGCGATTTTTCCTTCGCGCCGCATTATATCAACATTGATGACACCGAAGGCGGTACGCTGCGTGTTCATTACCTTGATGAAGGGCCGACCACGGGGGCACCGGTCCTTCTGATGCATGGTGAACCCACATGCTCCTATCTCTATCGTCACATGATACCAATACTAGCGGCCAAGAGACACCGTATCCTGGCGCCAGATCTGATTGGGTTTGGTCGATCCGATAAACCGGCCCTGCGTATGGATTATAACTATCAACGCCATGTGGATTGGATGTCTGCCGTATTGGAACAGCTGGATTTGCGAGACATAACTCTTGTCTGTCAGGATTGGGGGGGCCTGATCGGACTGAGACTGCTGGCGCGCATGCCGCACCGG
This genomic interval from Paracoccaceae bacterium contains the following:
- a CDS encoding LysR family transcriptional regulator; this encodes MQMKTGLRRLRYFHKVAETLNFRRAAAELNITQPALSRAITILEQDLGVSLLNRSNTKVSLSRAGRTFVVECDRVLNTLNHAVEETRRVARGEIGSLAIGYTDTAIVGVIPDIIETFCQAVPGVTISLRQMPTCAQIQMLRGGQLDVGLMTGPTDKDMFSTVPVQRDRLVALVPKVHKFAGLGSLRLVELAPEPFVLGDPSDWVVYNQALLQICEDAGFAPRIVQTAPEVQAIIGLVSCGLGVTIMPESHALFLNTRTVALEIEDTIPPMLTEAVWIEGRDHPALARFAAHLRGYDLDAAPV
- a CDS encoding NADPH:quinone reductase; the protein is MRAISYDRFGAANDVLSLTEHDTAKPGAGEVCVELVFSGVNPSDVKARAGSRPGVTKPAYPQIIPHSDGSGLITSVGNDVDPARIGQRVWIWNGQWHRASGTAATHIVLPSEQAVQLPDNTDLETGAVLGIPGLTAAHTVFGSGDISGKTVLVQGGAGTVGYLAVQLAKWGGARVIATAQGAGVERCKKAGADAVLDYTAPDLADRILEANGGEFLERIIEVEFGKNIETDTAVIAPNGIISAFGSAQNMTPVLPFYPLLFKAVSIDIVLIYLLTKIERMAAIERLHSALEDKALDCPIEAIFPLAQTAKAHRLVEAGGRNGAILIEVTR
- a CDS encoding TRAP transporter substrate-binding protein, translated to MKKSNSAILAAFLATAISGHAWAQDATMNLGWSTPLESDYGVFATKFAELVDDYTNGSVEVKLRCCGQIASEDDAFKAMQLGTVDGYFVSQNNVSPHWSLMDVFVLPYTFQSTDHQVAVAEGPVGDFIKQKLQADTGVHLLSFGGPSYRDFFNSERPIETMADMDGLKIRVPKNEVMLATFEAFGAEPVPLAWSETPTALQTGTIDGGDNGTNVIQEMKFYEFAPYLTVLDHFAGFAPMFASDRFMSNLTDEQRVAVERAATEAGKFHTEHMISRIENVRGWLSSEGGMSMTRPDRTDFIDAAKTVQQKFAEERGDEFVDLLERITAAAE
- a CDS encoding arylsulfatase, with product MTSAKRNLTLVSALMLFGTQLACPALAQSSERPEDGTILPFPSEPMAGVAERRLQDSTMIWPDPMQRLPEDAPNILIVLLDDVGFGISSTFGGGVSTPTLDALAAEGIAFTQFHTTSICSPTRASLLTGRNHTRVGSGTIAERAVAFDGYTGVIPKEAATVAEVLKEYGYHTAAFGKWHNTPAIETTSIGPKDRWPTGYGFEYFYGFLGGETSQWEPRLTRNLDAVEPPVGDDTYHLTTDLVDDALGWLDDKQAFDPDQPFFMYWAPGGVHGPHHIFPEWADKYDGRFDEGWDAYRQATFERQLEMGVIPEGTQLTQRDATLQGWDEIPEDQHDFQTRLMEIFAGFVEHTDTEVGRLIDGLDTRGLRDNTLIFYIFGDNGSSAEGQHGSISELLAQNNIPNTIEQQLDALDRIGGIEVLGGPRTDNMYHAGWAWAGGTPFKGTKLMGAYFGGTRNPMVISWPGRIDHDTEKRNQFHHVVDIAPTIYDILDIPLPEAVNGYPQMKMDGVSFAYTFDDANATPQKVEQFFDNNGSRGIYLDGWFAGTFGPFTPWDSATSATTIKDWDSDADVWELYNIAEDFSQANDLASTMPDKLEEMKARFLELAKDNNDFPIGAGNWLRIHPEDRIATAYDNWTFGPETKRMPEFAAPGIGRQSTRVTIDAEFGDAANGVLYAVGGSGGGLSVYLDDGVLTYEYNMLIIQNTQLQSAPIAAGRREIVVDTTIARPGAPADVVISVDGEVAATGQVPETVPAAFTATESFDVGRDLGSPVSLFYEETRPFAFDGTIHSVQVSQGAALEN
- a CDS encoding lytic murein transglycosylase — protein: MKTFTTFLIVLSLVAATQTHAQSKAAIEKQFQTWLVQTVWPQARSNGVSADTFNAAFSAVTLNWKLPDLVPPGSKAKVPKKQRQAEFGSPGKYFNRSSVNGATSVGRQMARKHASTLKSVETRTGVPGRIILAIWGRESGYGRVAIPHDVFEVLGTKAFMSTRKDYFEGELIAALEIAQAGHAPKGAMKSSWAGALGQPQFMPSNFLKYASDGDGDGRADIWTSEADTIASIGTYLDQHGWFTGRDWGFEVTVPETVSCTLEGPDQGRRISAWVDMGITRVSGKPFPEHERRGEGYLLMPAGRNGPAFIVTPNFYVLKDYNMSDLYALFVGHVGDRIQYGVGDFSAKWGAVGKLYRSDIAAMQKTLVQQGHDVGGVDGLPGYKTRRSIGLWQETKGQRATCFPNNSMALK
- a CDS encoding transporter, which codes for MAELECISKRRIRNATLALLLWPGIALAGEGGGSHYVPGTQNEFLLGVFGPAGFYLRNDVWSYDYNVGAHVRNGVAVGEASQKVTLNTTKLSWLTDYEILGGRYGASLALTYALDADISGTVVTGPNGFTRGTSISGFSDAFVAPLLLNWAGEKQHFTFKLAAYAPTGTFDANNALNTSRNYWTGEIGGSYTYFDPQTGFEVSANAGYLSNQRNSDTGYRSGDEVHLDWTVAQHFSKSFTAGLSGYFYSQVEADNGTVFGPISASDIKAWSYGLGPVVQWNVPVGDKSIGIIAKALFDIDASNRLSGDLYMLSLTYAF